The DNA sequence TCATAATTAAATCAATCCATCTTCGATCAAACCCCATCTTAACCATaacctcctccaagaaatctcACTCCACACGATCATAAGCTTTATTCATGTCCAACTTTACACCCAATTCAAACTTTCTTTTAGTTCTTCATAGTTTCATGAAATGGAAAATCTCATGGGCAATCAAAATATTATCTTGAATCTGCCGGCCAACAACAAAAGCATTCTGCATTGGAGAAATTAACGTTGGTAAAAGTGATTTAAGTCGATTGGCAAGAATTTTATAGAGTACCTTATAAGAAAAGTTGCACAGGCTAATGGGTCTAAATTGAGCAACGGACTCTGGATTCGAAACCTTTAGGATCAAGACAAGCTGTGTAGAGTTCAATTTTTTGGGACTAACCTCCCCATTCATAAAATCGTTGACTATTCCTTTAATCTCCTACGAAATAACATCCCAGTAGCAATGGTAGAATATGCCTTGAAATCTGTCTGGCCCAAGTGCTTTCATACCCCCCATTTGAAATACTGCATCCTCAATCTCACTATCAATAATCGAACAAGTGATAGTGAGATTCATCTCCGTTGTCACCTTCTAATCCACACAATCAATGAGTGAACCTCAATCTCTTGGCCTATCCGAGACAAACAAAGACTTATAGTGCTCCTCAAATGTTTTCCTTATTTGATTTGCATTCTCGACCCACTGCCCATTACCATCCTTAATCTTCATAatctttttttgtctttttctctGCACAGTGGACTGGTGAAAGAAAGAAGTGTTAGCATCACCACATTGCAGCCTTTCTTCTTGCTCCCTTAATCTATCAAGCTGTAAAGAGACAGCCTGAATTTGTTCAACATTTTCCTTCCAATTCGTTTGCAGCACACCCAACTGACCCGTTAATTCTTCAATTTGCAGCCTCCTCCGTCTAAACTTTCTTTTGCTCTATTCCTTCAATTTACCACGACATAAGTTAGGTTTCTTTTGCCATTTCAACAGCCAGTCTCCTTCACACTCCTAATCCTAACACTTTTTTACAATATCTCTACAATCTTCTTCCTTCGTCCAAAAAGCCTCAAATCTAAACCGACATTTACCTCTAGCGGTGTCAGGTTCACAATTGACAATAAGTGGGCAGCGATCCAATCCCATTACTAACTCGTGCATAACTGCGGTATTTGGCCACCATTCCTGCCACTTCCCATTAATCAAACATCTATCAATtctttcttccacaatctgtgttgaattataagtctaTAGCTGATTAGAAATAAGTTGTGATGTTAATATGTGTATGCACTTATGTTAAATACTAAGTGAGAAGATATATAGATGAAAAGGCCATGAGTGTCATGTGTGATGATCTTAGCTATTAGCTAAAAGTGTGGCTGAGATCTGTTTTCAATGTTTTGATCCAGCTCAGTTTTGTAAAAGCAATATATCTCTTCTTGCACGTTGTGTGCAAGAGTGTGAGGCATTCAATGAAAACAATGTCCTTCTTCTGAGTTGCTGCAGAAGAAAGAAACAACCaccttcttctctctctgttaATTCTTTTCCCCATTAGAATTCACTCTATCaaacactaacatggcctcagagccggTTCCGATCAATTGAGTCTGGGCGTGAAGCTGTGAAGTCACTGAGCTAAGTCGAATCTCGGTGAAGGTTGCCGGAGTTCTATTTGAGAAGAAAATCAACAGTCGGACCAAGATGTCTGGATCTGGAAGCTCGGAGGTGAGAACTCCAATTTTCTCtggtgagaactacgagttctgGAGGATTAAGATGGCAACAATCTTCAAATCGCTTGGGTTATGGAACCTGGTGGAGAAAGGGATTACAACCCCtgaatcgaagaagaagaaggaagctgAAGGGTCATCGGACGATGCAGTCGATGAAGAAATGACTGTGATGTCTATGAAGGATGCAAAGGCCCTAGGAATCATTCAAAATGCAGTATCTGATCAGATCTTCCCTCGGATTGCTAACGCTGATTTAGCTAAGATGGCATGGGATCTCTTGTATGGAGAATACCATGGTGGTGATCAGGTTAGGTCTGTAAAACTTCAGAATCTTAGACGTGAGTTTAAATATGCTAGAATGCGTGATGATGAATCTTTGACTGGGTATCTTACTCGTTTAAATGATCTGATTAATCAAACGAAGACGTTTGGTGAAGCTCTATCAAATGAGAGATTAGTTCAGAAGGTGTTAATTAGTCTCACTAAGATGTATGATCCTATTTGTTTAGTGATAGAAAATACCAAATGTTTAGAGTCTGTTGAACTGCAAGAAGTACTAGCTATATTGAAGAGTCAAGAGCAGAGGTTTGATTTACATTCCTCTGATGCAACTGAGAGAGCATTTTCTTCACTTACTGTTAATTCAAAAGGGCAGAATCGAAGTTATGCTCAGTCTAGTACTTTTAAGCCACAGAGAAATTGGAATCAAAAGGGTAAAAAGTGGGACTCAAAACCCAAGTTTCAGCAAAAGTCATTTTCTAATTCTGCACAGAATAGTACTCATTCTCTAACCATGGGTCAAGAGGGTACAAAACCTCAGTGCAAAGTGTGCTCCAAAtttcattatggtgaatgtagGCATAAAGGGAAATCCAAGTGCTATAACTGTGATAAATTTGGTCATTGGGCCAAAGAATGTACTGCTGGAAAAGCTATTCAGAAAGCAAACTGTACAAATCAAATGGAGGTGACTGGaaatttattttatgcaaataGTGTTATTGCTGAAACAAAAGTTAATGGGGAATGGTATATAGATAGTGGCTGCAGTAATCATATGACAGGGAATGTTGATCTTCTTGTTGATATGAAGACAAATGTTGCAGGGAAAGTTCAAATGCCAACATGAGTGTTAGTTAATGTGGCAGGAATGGGATCACTGGAAATTGAAACTAACAGAGGGAAGAAATACATCAGAGAAGTCATGTACTTACCTGGTTTGAAAGAGAATCTATTAAGTGTAGGACAAATGGATGAGCACGGATATTATCTTGTGTTTGGTGGAC is a window from the Malus domestica chromosome 16, GDT2T_hap1 genome containing:
- the LOC139193019 gene encoding uncharacterized protein, producing MSGSGSSEVRTPIFSGENYEFWRIKMATIFKSLGLWNLVEKGITTPESKKKKEAEGSSDDAVDEEMTVMSMKDAKALGIIQNAVSDQIFPRIANADLAKMAWDLLYGEYHGGDQVRSVKLQNLRREFKYARMRDDESLTGYLTRLNDLINQTKTFGEALSNERLVQKVLISLTKMYDPICLVIENTKCLESVELQEVLAILKSQEQRFDLHSSDATERAFSSLTVNSKGQNRSYAQSSTFKPQRNWNQKGKKWDSKPKFQQKSFSNSAQNSTHSLTMGQEGTKPQCKVCSKFHYGECRHKGKSKCYNCDKFGHWAKECTAGKAIQKANCTNQMEVTGNLFYANSVIAETKVNGEWYIDSGCSNHMTGNVDLLVDMKTNVAGKVQMPT